Below is a genomic region from Papio anubis isolate 15944 chromosome 14, Panubis1.0, whole genome shotgun sequence.
TCACCCCCATGTGAGATGATACAAGCAAGGGCCAGACATACCTGCGTGTGGCCACTCGACCAGTGAGTGGGGAAGTCTGGACTATATCCCAGTTCCCTGGACCCCTTATGCAGTGTTCTTTCTCCAAGGCTATGCCACCCTGAGCCCAGGGAAGGGAAAATACTTTAGCAGTGGAATCCCTTTtccaaatgaattattttcctggAAAACTATTCCAGTGACAGCCTTGGAACCCTTCCCCATTTCAACCACTGTCCATCTTCACTCTGTGATCCCCAGGGCCACAATGTTCCAATATACGGACCTTTCAAACATGGTTCCCAGTGGATCAGGGTAGATCCAGACCCCAGGATACTTGGAATTACAGGGATCACCACACCAAGGAACTGGAAGCTTTCTCAGGAGCTCGGCTCCTCCGAGGACAAAGCTGGGTCTTGTATCCACTACTTGTTGGTTTGTTCTGTCAATGGCGGAACCACAGTGCAGAACCACTTGCGGGGAGTGTGTCTGCTAGAGTCTGTAATAGATTCACAGCTGCATGTGGGGCCGCTGCTGCTGGAGCAAGTGGCCAGTATCCTCCTCACAGTTGCTTTCCATAATTGCAGTTGTAAATATTGCAGTAGCCATGCTTATAATGACCTTTATAAATATGCTTCCTTCACGGAGTCCAAGGTGCAAAGCCTTATACTCACCGATGAGCTGGACTCTTCTGGGATGTGAGAGCCAGGCTTGCCAGGGACTCTTTGGGGCTAGCAGGACCACAAAGCTGGAGGATATGCTGAATGctctccattctctttttttttcccctctctctcttttttttttttttttttttttttttttgagatggagtcctgctcgtattgcccaggctggagtgtagtgtcacgatctcggctcactacaacctccacttcaccggttcaagcaattctcctgcctcagcctcctgagtagctgggattacaggcatacaccaccatgcctggcttattttttttttgtacttttagtagagatgggattttgccatgttggccaggctggtctcaaactcctgacctcaggtgatccgcccgcctcagcttcccaaagtgttgggattacaggcgtgagccaccgcgcctggccacactCTCCATTCTCTTCTGGGCCTACCTCACACCAAATTTAGAAGTTTATATCCAGAAGGGACTTTGGAGaccatcttttctcattttccctttatacccattttatagacaaggaaatggAGACCCAGAAAGGTGAAGGTCCCTGTTAGAGTCGCACAGTGAGTTAGCAGCAGAGCCAGCACTGGAACCCACTTCTCCTGACCTTTAGTCCTGCGGTTTTCCCACCACACCACCTAGGCGTGCCTCATACAATCTGTCTggagaatttccttccttttttgagagggagggagagaacaaGGAGCATTTTATTCCGCATCAGTTGGGAATTCACACATCTCCCAGCAGCGTTGAGGAAGCCTGGGTAGTGGCAGTCTAGAACCTTGGCTGTTCAGGTTCCCAGCCCTCAGGGCTTTGCTCTGAAGCTTACTCTGGCCGTCCCTGGCCTCCCCGAGCCACCCTGCTAGGGAGGAGCCTGCCCCCAGAGCCAGCCTGGTGCCTCATAGGCCTCCTCTGGAGCCCGCCTAGGAGGTTCCCTCTGTGCCCCGTGGCGGCGACTctgaggaggtggggaggggagggtgtgTGTGGCTTGCGGGTGGGTACGTGGTGCTGCTGACACACTGAAGCTGGAACTATGTTGATTTCACCGCCCCTGAACACTTCCTATGTCGACAGCTCCCACAAGTTGCCCCACACCTCACCAGTCAGGGGAGAGACTTCTAGGTCAGTCAGGAGGCCAAAAGTTGTCCAGAAGCAGCCAAGGGGGAAGGAGGGCTTGAAGTGGGTCAAGGCGAGCCTCCTTCTTTTCTGCCTCTCATTAGAGAGGGATCTAGGGGCCTTCCTGGGCCTTAAGGGGAGCCCTTGTGGCCCTTTCTGTGGTGAGCCCTAAACCCAGGCCTGCAGCAGGGCCATAAGGCTTTCTTGGCAATTCTGCCGGGCTCAAGACAAGACAGGTTTAGGAGCAGCAAGTATTCAGGGCCTTGGCCAAGTGGCCTCATGACCTCAGCCGGGCTGTGGCCTCCTCTCTGTGTGACAGGCATGGGATTGTCCTCTCTGGTGCTGTGATGATTGTCCTCTCTTTGCTGTTCAGAACACCACAGCAACAGACCTCCAGGGCTGGAGGGAGCCTTGTGGGACTCTGACTTGGACCCAGCCAGGACAGTGGCTCTTTCCTTCATGGGGTGACCTGAAGTCAAGGCAGTATCCCTCCTTGGGGCAGCTTCTCCCTGTTCCTCCAAAAGTAGCTTTGATTTTGCCCCCAGGTGTCCTGTGAGAGCTGACCCAGGTCTTCTTCCCCTTGAGGTCTTCGAGGCTCCCAGTATAGCACCGGGTACTTAGTAGGTGTGCAGTCCATGTTTGATAACTGAATGCGGGCACTTAGTAGGTGTGCAGTCCATGTTTGATAACTGAATGAGTGGTCTTTCCCTTTGCATTGCTTTCTGCTTTGGCCCACAGCCATCTCCTTGTGTCACCTCTCCCTGAGAGAGGCATTGGGGTCACGGCTCTGCAGGGCTCTGTGGAACCAGAGTATTAGCCCTGCTCAGGAGAGCAGAGTTCATGCTCTCTGGTGTGAGTGACAAGTTCCTAACCATCTCATTGGAAGAAGCTAGATCCTAAGCTCTTTGCAGGGGAATCTTCCTTTGTTTGGTTCGCagataaaatcctaagcccctaGAACTGCATCTTGCATATGGAACCAGGTGCTCACTTGTTGAGTGGATGGATATGGTGGGCAGCAGGATTTTACCTGCCGGGGGTTCCTCTTCATTTTGCATGTCCTGTCCAACTTAGCACTGCACCAGGCATGTGGGGGAGTACTTGGGGTCGAACCGTGAGCAGCTGGCATTCTCGGATTGGCAGAGGAAATCGGGAGTGGAGTGGCACTCTTGACCCTCCCATCAGCAACATAACATTCCCCCCTGGGTGGTTCTTACCTGTGTGGGGACTCCAGGCCCAGCTACTTAACCAAATGGGGATAATGAGGCTTGCAGAGCAGGCAGAGTGATAGGAGGAGTAATTAGCCAGGGTTTGGAAAAAGCTGCTTAAGTGGGTGGGACCACACCTGGCTGGCAGGAGGGGACTCTTGGAGAAGCATCCCCAGCTCCTTCTCTCTGGCCTGGGCACTGTAGAGGGAAGCCCTGGCTGATGTGACAGGTGCTGCTATCATGCCTGGTCCGGTGAATCCCTGACCCATTGCTGTCCTGTTTAAACATGGACTTTAAACTTGGACATCACCTTCTGGGGCAGATTCAGCTCAAAGAGCCCTCCCAGGCAGCCAGACATCAGGAGCCACATGTTCTGGGGCCTCTGAGTCCAGCCATGATCCTcttgcccttcctcctcctcttcccatttCCAGAAGGGCTTCTTGCCTTccttaaaatacagttttttaaaaatgctgtgaACCATTGTCCCTGTTCTAATCGTGATCCTTGGCTTTGGCTTCTAGCTGTCTCCTGAAGAGGAGGAGAAGCGTCGCATCCGGAGGGAGAGGAACAAGCTGGCTGCAGCCAAGTGCCGGAACCGCCGCCGGGAGCTGACAGAGAAGCTGCAGGCGGTGAGGAACTCTGCGTAGGGTGGGAGCACCTCTGGGTAGGCTGGAGTGAGAGCCCTGAGGGTCCTGATCCTGTCTCCCACAGCTGTCTCCTTACCCACAAGCGCTCTACAGATGAGTCAGTGGAGATAGAGCTTTCCTTCCTTTGGACACATGGGTCAGCCTTGTATTGattgaaaaaagagagagggagggaggtgaccTTTAGCACCAGCCAGGGCCCAGAGGGAAGAAATGAACAGCCTTCTCGGGGGGTGCTAGCCACTTTTTTAATGCAGTGCCTGAGTGTTCTCTGCTCACAGAACTGTTGGGGCTCCTGGGTGAGGGATGGTGGAAGGTTGGGAGCCAGGACAAGACCTGCCCCTCCAGGGCTCCTTCCCGAGGTTCCAGCCACTCCCATGCCTGCCACCGTCAGGAGTGGCCCAGCCTGGCCTAAGCACTATGGGTTGGGCCGGGGAGAGGTCTTGATGGAGATGGGTCACGTGGCAGCCGGGTTGTATTTTCTTGGggttttctcatttcctttatgGGCAGGCGGGTTCCCCACCTCTGTCATGAACTCAGAGCTGTGGCCGTGGTACCACATGCTGCCCTTGTGAGTCACTCTCCCGTGCCACCTAATTGCCCAGACCTGGGGACCCACAGCCCTGCCCTTCCCTCTCTTAAGTTTGACCTGACCAACGTCACGTAACTCCTTTCAGAGCCTAGCCCTGCAGGAAGGGCCGGTCGTGTGCTGTGTAGAGGAAGCCCCGAGTCAGGGTTGACTGTCCCCAGTGGAATGCTTTCAGAGTGAGGAGATGAGAGAGACTCTGTCAGTGATCCTCACAATGACTGCCCAGGATGGGGCTTTGGAAAACATCCCCtcactttttttattattattataatttttttgaaatggagttttgctcttgtcgcccaggctggagtacagtggcatgatctcagctcactgcaacctctgcctcttggatttaagcgattctcctgcctcagcctcccaactagcggggattacaggtgcctgccaccatgcctgggtaatttttgtatttttagtagagacagggtttcacctttttggccaggctggtctcaaactgctgaccttgggtgatccacctgccttgacctcccaaagtgttgggattacaggcgtgagccaccgcgcccggcccatcccCTCACTTGAGTTAATGTTCCCAGGTACCATCCACCTGCTTAGGCTTGTCTTTCTCTGTCCTGCAGCCCTCCCTCTGGGGTGTTGAATGAATTGAATTGCGTGAATTCTGTGATGCCTGTAGTAATGTCCCTCGGAGGTGTTAGAACCGGGGAGGATGAGTGGGAATTCTTCATTCCCAGGTGAGGCAGATCCACAATCCACTTCCTCAGTGGGCCCTCCCACCACTAACCTTTCTCTGATTGGCACTTCAAGGAGCTGTGCCCCATGTGGTGCTCCTTACCAACCGCCCCAGAATAGCCCTGCCCCCTGAGGCTCCTCtactttcctcccctcctcccagaggCCTCACACCCTACTCCCCTGCCTCCCCCGCCTCCCCCGCCCTCTGACCCAGCCACCCAGGCCCCTGAGCCACATCCTCCACAGGAAGCCTCTCAGAAGCTCATGACGTTCGTCAGACCCTTGAGACAGACGGAAACTGTTTTTCACTCCGGAATATGCTGTGCTCTGCTGAACGAAGCCCTTGCCCGTATGTCCTCACTGATGAACAGGAATCCATGTTAGGGAAAACGTGGGGAGGAGGCTGGTGACACACACCTCTTCCCCTCCCACAGCGGCCCCTCCACGTGCGCTTGCTTGCTTCTGCTTCTCTGGCTGGGGATGAAAGAAGGGGGCTGAGGTCCTCGCAGAGTGACCCTGGCATCCTCATGGGCCGTCTCGAGCTGTCACGTTACTTCTGTGTCAAGCATGGTGGCTGAACCGAATGTTCTCTGAAGGTTCTGAGAGTCCTGAAATACGTGCTTAAGAAATTGGAgcaaaaggccgggcgccgtggctcatgcctgtaatcccagcactttgggaggccaaggcgggcgaatcacctgaggtcaggagttcaagaccagcctggccaatgtggtgaaaccccatctgtatgaaaaatacaaaattagccaggcgtggtggcgggtgcctgtagtcccagctactcgggaggctgagacaggagaatagcttgaacccgggaggcagaggctgcagtgagccaagatcatgccactgcactccagccagggcaagacagagtgagactccccctcaaaaaaaaaaaaaaaaaaaaagaaaaagaaattggagcTAATAAAGGGAGGAGAGACTGTGATAATCCCACAGGGATTTGCTGAGCACTTACGAGAAGCCGGGCGCTGTTCTAGGCGCTGGGGATACAGGAGTGTGCCTGACAAAGTCTCCACTCTCGCAGCCTAGGGCTTAGCGTTTATCCATCCACAGGCGGGCTGGCATGGGGCTGGGGAGTGAGAGATGGGTAGAGCTGTGCTCCATGCCCCCTTCTCCATGCAGATCTCTGCAGTACTCATCCCTCGGGGGTACCGAGGTGGCAGTCCTGGCACCAAGGCCATAGAACATAGTAGTAGCACatagactctggagtcagataCATTGGGAATCAAATCTGGGCTACCCCACCTGCTGGTTCAGTGACTTTGGAAAATTAACccctctgaacctcagtctcctcatctgcaaaatggggtgaTAACATCTGCTTCCACAAACTCCTGGAAGGTTGAATGAGATCATCTCTGAAATGCTTAACAGTGTCCTGCACAAAGTAGGTGCTGAGTTATGGCAGCTGCAGTTGTTTCTTCACCTGCTCTCCAAGCTGACTTTCCTTCTTTGGAAATGAAAGGAATCTTGAGCCTGCAGGTGACTCAGAGCAGCAGGGTCTGTGGTTAGGTGTGTGAGCCTCTGCTCTCACAGTGTCTGAGGACAGACGTTActggttttctcttttcctgcctaGATTGGTCCCTGGCAGGTTGCTGTCCCTCACATCCCTCTCTTTCCCTGGCAGGAGacagaggagctggaggaggagaagTCAGGCCTGCAGAAGGAGATCGCTGAGctgcagaaggagaaggagaagctggAGTTCATGTTGGTGGCTCATGGCCCAGTGTGCAAGATTAGCCCCGAGGAGCGCCGatcacccccagcccctgggctgCAGCCCATGCGCAGTGGGGGTGGCGCGGTGGGCGCTGTAGTGGTGAAACAGGAGCCCCTGGAAGAGGACAGCCCCTCGTCCTCGTCGGCGGGGCTGGACAAGGCCCAGCGCTCTGTCATCAAGCCCATCAGCATTGCTGGGGGCTTCTACGGCGAGGAGCCCCTGCACACCCCTATCGTGGTGACCTCCACGCCTGCTGTCACTCCGGGCACCTCGAACCTCGTCTTCACCTATCCTAGCGTCCTGGAGCAGGAGTCACCCGCATCTCCCTCTGAGTCCTGCTCCAAGGCTCACCGCAGAAGCAGTAGCAGCGGGGACCAGTCATCAGACTCCTTGAACTCCCCCACTCTGCTGGCTCTGTAACCCAGCGCACTTCCCTCCCCAGCTCCGGAGGGGGGTCCTCCTTGCTCCTCCTTCCCAGGGACCGGCACCTTCAAGCGCTCCAGGGCTGTGAGGGCAAGAGGGGGACTTGCCAGGGAGCTTCCTGGCTCTGGGGGACCCAGGTGGGACTTGGCAGTGAGTATTGGAAGACTTGGGTTGATCTCTTGGAAGCCGTGGGACCTCCTCCCTCATTCATCTTGCAAGCAAATCCCATTTCTTGAAAAGCCTTGGAGAACTCGGTTTGGTAGACTTGGACATCTCTCTGGCTTCTGAAGAGCCTGAAGCTGGCCTGGACCATTCCTGTCCCTTTGTTACCATACTGTCTCTGGAGTGATGGTGTCCTTCCCTGCCCCACCACGCATGCTCAGTGCCTTTTGGTTTCACCTTCCCTCGActtgccccctccctcccccagtgtCAGTTTCACTCCCTCTTGGTTTTTATCAAATTTGCCATGACATTTCATCTGGGTGGTCTGAATATTAAAGCTCTTCATTTCTGGAGATGGGGCAGCAGGTGACTCTTCTGCTGGGGCTGACTTGTCCAGAAGGGGACAAAGTGCAATACAGAGGCTTCCCTGCCCTGACGCCTCCCAGTCACCGTCTCCAGAACTCCCGGCCGGGCTCCCTGAGCTCTCGAGATGCTGCCCTCACTGGGAGGCTCAGAGGACCCTTCCTGCCCACCTTCGGAGATGGCTTCTGGAGGAGCGGCTTGGCCAGAAGACAGGGTGTGAGTGAGACAGTGGGGCACAGGTTGGGTTTGCCAAACGCCTAATTACCAGGCCAGGAATAATGCCAACAAAGCCACACGGGTGTCCTAGCCAGCTTCCCTTCACCTGGTGTCTTGAGTAGGGCGTCTCCTGTAATTACTGCCTTGCCATTCTGCCCCTGGACCCTTCTCTCCAGACCAGGGAGGCGTCCCTCCCTAGGAGCCACACATTATACTCCAAGTCCCTGCTGGGCTCCGCCTTTCCCCCACCCTGGCTCTCAGGGTGACGCCACCCACAGAGATTTAATGAGCGTGGGCCTGGACCTTCCCCAGATTGCTGCCAGGCagcccctccctgagcctcaaaGGAGCATTTGCCGAGGAtggagaggcaggggagggaggcaggaggccgTCACTGGAGTGGCGtctgcagcagctgctgcccCAGCACTCGCTCAGCCTGTCCTGGCTGCTCACCTCCCCACAGGGCGCCAGGCCTTTCCTGCCCTCTGTGGTCATCTGCCACCTGCTGGATCAAGTGCTTTCTCTTTTACACTCCCCTGTTCCCACCCCAGTGTGCTCTTCTGGCCCAGGCAGCAAGCAAGCTGTGAGCAGCTGGCCTGAGCTGTCGCTGTGGCTTGTGGCTCATGCGCCATTCCTGGTTGTCGTTGAGTCTTTCTGGCTGCTGGAATTGGAGATAGGATGTTTTGCTTCCCACTGCAGGAGAGCTGCCCCCTTTCACAGGGTTGGGGAAGGGTCCCCCTGACCTCCAGCAGGAGCACAGCTCAGCAGGGTCCCTGCTTCCCACCTCCCTGAGCCTTTTCTCCCTAGGGTATGGCTCCTGCTGAGTTTCTTGCCCAGCAGGGCCTTGACAAAGGAACCCGGGGAGTAGCTCGTGGCCAGAACCAGCCTCTGAGGGGCTTGTGCTCTGCAGGGACTCTGCTGCTGGGGATTCAGCTCTAGAGGTCACAGTATCCTCGTTTGAAACATCAAGTAAGATCCCCTGTGGAGAAAGCAGTGACACATTCACACAGCTGTTCCCTCGCACGTGGAGTCCATGCGTGCTGGTCATTATTTCATGAACATGACCTGCTTTCGTGCACTAGACACACAGAGCGGAACAGCCATATGCTTAAAGTACATGGGCCAGTGGGACTGGAAGTGACATGTACAAGTGATGCAGAAAGGGGAGTTTCAAAGAAAAaggattttgtttaaaatactttaaaaatgctatttcctGCATCTCTTGGCTGTGATGCCGCCCTCCCGGTTtcccaggggctctgggagggaCCCTTCTAAGAAGGTTGGGCAGTTGAGTTTCTGGCTTGAGATGAATCCAAGCAGCAGAATGAGCCAGGAGGGGCGGGAGATGGGCAGAGAAAACTGGGGTGCACTCAGCTCTCACAGGGGTAATCATCTCAAGTGGTATTTGTAGCCAAGTGggagctattttcttttttgtgcatATAGGTATTTCTTAAATGAAGCTGCTTTCTTGTCTTTGATTTCTAAAAGCCCCCTTACACCCCACTTTGTGCAGCAAACATCCCAGTGCAGGTCACAGCCTGATTTGTGGCCAGGCTGGACAAATTCCTGAGGCACAACTTGGCTTCAGTTCAGATTTCAAGCTGTGTTGATGTCGGGACCAGCAGAAGGCAAAGCTCCAGCCAACACACAGGACTGTAAGAGGCTCTGAGCTACGTTCCCTCCGAAGACCCCCAGGCTTTGTCATAGGAGGTTCGACTTCCCCAAAGCCAGAGGTGATCTGATTTGGGGAAGACTGAATATTCACACCTAAGTCATGAGCATATTCTGAGTTTACTTTCTTATGGCTTGCCCGCCAAGTTCTCTGTCTcatacacacgcacacgcacCCTTGCTCCAGAATCACCAGACGCTGCCATGGCTCCAGCTATGGGAACAGCTGCATTGGGTTGCCTTTGTGTTTGGGTTAGGAACTTCCGTGCTTCTCGTGGCTCCACTCACAAGGCAGCTCAGAGGCATGGACTCCGACTGGGCTTCAGGCAGCTCTGGGATGACACAGGGCAGGCACTCTAATCAGCTCGTGGAAAACACTGTCCTCTCGGCCTCCTGGCCAGTCTTGCTGCGAGTACTCCTCTCCCTGGCCAGGTGAGTGGGGAAGCTGCTGACATAGGAAGGAGAGGAGATCCTGGTTGAGGCTTAGGAAATTGCTGGAGCCGGCTCCAAGCAGAGAATTCACTGGGGAGGTTTTCAGAAAGAGTCAGACATCATTCTGCCTGTGTTGGGGGCCAGGTGTGTCACACAAGCATCTCAAAGTCAAGAGCCATCTGGGACTGCTGCTTCTCTTTCTCAGGCTTTGGGGAAAGGAATCTCCCTCTGCTCTCACTTGATTCTAAGTGTGAGGGTGGTTGAATTGTCTGGAGCactaggactttttttttctcttttccttgatGGACCAACAGTGCAAATGCAATCTCGCCATCCAACTTTCAGGTCAATTTCCTTTCCTGGTCGGACATCTTTGTGCCCACTTTAGGAAGGAAAAgaatacacctactatgtgccaggcactgtgttaggtgctTTTATATAGATCCTCTTTAGGATGAGACTGAGGGATGAGGACATCTCTTTATAAAAGGCCCCTAAGTaatgaataaacagaaacacTTAGAGGTGAGGTCTGTCTTCAAAGATCCAAGGTAAGATTGCCTTCAGTCTGATGTTTGTTCTCAAGGACTTATCCCCTACAGTATTCTCCCACTCCATACTTCTCCTTCTACCCCACCATGTGCTCCTGTGCACTCCTCAGATGGTCGGAGGGGTAACCCGAGTCCTTAGAGAATCTGGGGACCAATAGGATATGTGGTGTGtagaactttctttaaaaaacttaagGGGCCTTTGCTACCTTCTGCTTGTTGAGTTGTTTTGGCATTCATCTTAAAAGCCAGCATCTCACTATTTATTGACAGGTTGGGctatgtgtgtgcgcatgtgtgtatacatttccAGGCGTGCCTGTGTCCCGTagctttttaaaaggaaaccCAGTCATCCCACTATGAATCTGGCATCTTCTTATGCTTCTAGTGTTTTGGCCATACATTAACCAAGGGGTTTAATTTATCCAATGCTTGACGACATGTTCAGGAAGGGCTGGATCAAATTTTGAGAGGGTTTtgggaaagggagggggagaagaaattgacatttattttattatttattttaaatgtttacatcttCTTTATGTTGTATCAAGCCTGAATAGAAACTGATAGCATTAAAATACTCcgttcctctctctcttctcgcttcctttttttttttttttttttaaatttaggataatacatttttgtttctaaagtgATTGTGATTTGTGCTGTATAAACTGTATAAAAAGGTTCTGTTTTTAAAGGTGGATTTTTATTCCTCTGGGGACAGTGGTCGCCAAGACATCTACATTGTAAGAGAACACAGTGGAAGATCCTGTCCTGATTCTCAAAATTACTTTCTCTGTATGATTAAaagtttattccatttattttagtttGTGTTTACTTGattttgaggaagaaaatatttgactttGTACAAAGAGTAGGGTATCAGATGTCTTTTCTGCCATgggagatgtgtgtgtatatatagtattttgGTGTATAGTAGAAAATAAGCTTTGTGCATCTGTATTTGAGATATGTCAATGATGTGGAGTAAAGTCAGCTGTGAGACTGTGGAGGCAAAAACAAGTTGTATATGGTTCATGTGGCTCTGTGGGGAATTTAATTACCTTTctgggcactttttttttttttttttaagtaatggtGAAATGGTCCCATTGGAGAGTCTCCTAAATAGACCTTCCAGGCAGAATCGCAAGCTCAAAATCTTTGTATAGTTTTGAAAATTGAGGAGTAGCTTTGTTTGGAAGCCTTTCTGGTGGTGTTTTTTGTCGtcgttgctgttgttttgttgttttactgtATGTAATACAAGCCTACAGTATTTGCACTAAAGAAAGCTTGTTAGAAAAAGCTTGCTGCTATGGAAGAAAGAACATATTAAAACTTCTTTCCCTTGCgattttttttgggggaggggggctAGCTTTTCCACTTTCAGTTGAGTAGCATTTTGTAGAATAAAATCAATTAAGATTGAAGAGCCTCTGATGGTTGGTTTATTCTGTCTTCccatctctcctttttcttctcttttcttctattcttctcTACCTTTGGCCCTCATGGGTAAAGTTGGTTTTTCTGTTGGTGGGGGTGGCATGGGGGCTGGGGGAGCTGGGAACTTCTTTCTGCTTGCTTAGAACCTCCTTCTGCAAAACTGTGAGGTGGGCTTCTGGGAGGGCATCGGGGCATCTCTACCTCCCCATCTCATTCTTCTTGTCCCTTTTGACCCCTTCCCAATCCCTCCTGATCCTGTTTCCTTCTCAGGGCCTAATTCTCAGCCAGCTGCCAACCCTTGCCAAGCTGTGAGCCAATAAAAGTGTAAGGTGCCATCCCTTCCTTGGGGTATTTTGTTTGAACAGGTTGACTCTGGAAACGCAGAAATCTTCAAAGAACCAATTAAATGTATGGCTAAGGTTGTCAGGGTGGTTGGATGAGATCATGAGCAGGAAAGGGCTCGGAAAACTGCGCAAATATGTGGGGTGATCACATCTCTAGACTTCTGTTTTGGAAAAGTCACAGGTTGTTAGGTGTTGAGCACTTAAAAGTGTCAGCTCAGGCCCCCATTATCCTGTAGACCAGGAATCCCAGGGTGATTGGGGAACATCTGCTCTGGGGTACTCTTTCCTTATAGTGTGAATGATAGGGACGAAACTCTGTCATGAGTTAAGGCCCATGGTGACTGGCAGCTGGCTAAGACTTAGCCCTAGAAATTATACCACTTGCTCCAGtatgctt
It encodes:
- the FOSL2 gene encoding fos-related antigen 2 isoform X2, with the translated sequence MPGSGSAFIPTINAITTSQDLQWMVQPTVITSMSNPYPRSHPYSPLPGLASVPGHMALPRPGVIKTIGTTVGRRRRDEQLSPEEEEKRRIRRERNKLAAAKCRNRRRELTEKLQAETEELEEEKSGLQKEIAELQKEKEKLEFMLVAHGPVCKISPEERRSPPAPGLQPMRSGGGAVGAVVVKQEPLEEDSPSSSSAGLDKAQRSVIKPISIAGGFYGEEPLHTPIVVTSTPAVTPGTSNLVFTYPSVLEQESPASPSESCSKAHRRSSSSGDQSSDSLNSPTLLAL
- the FOSL2 gene encoding fos-related antigen 2 isoform X1 encodes the protein MYQDYPGNFDTSSRGSSGSPAHAESYSSGGGGQQKFRVDMPGSGSAFIPTINAITTSQDLQWMVQPTVITSMSNPYPRSHPYSPLPGLASVPGHMALPRPGVIKTIGTTVGRRRRDEQLSPEEEEKRRIRRERNKLAAAKCRNRRRELTEKLQAETEELEEEKSGLQKEIAELQKEKEKLEFMLVAHGPVCKISPEERRSPPAPGLQPMRSGGGAVGAVVVKQEPLEEDSPSSSSAGLDKAQRSVIKPISIAGGFYGEEPLHTPIVVTSTPAVTPGTSNLVFTYPSVLEQESPASPSESCSKAHRRSSSSGDQSSDSLNSPTLLAL